The following coding sequences are from one Mycolicibacterium aichiense window:
- the thyX gene encoding FAD-dependent thymidylate synthase encodes MAETAPLRVQLIAKTEFLAPADVPWDTDADGGQALVEFAGRACYQSWSKPNPRTATNASYLKHIIDVGHFSVLEHASVTFYITGISRSCTHELIRHRHFSYSQLSQRYVPENDAQVVIPPGLEDDPELQQILLTAADASRAAYLELLTRLEAKFADQPNAVLRRKQARQAARAVLPNDTETRIVVTGNYRAWRHFIAMRASEHADVEIRRLAIACLRELSDAAPAVFADFEITELADGTEVATSPLATEV; translated from the coding sequence GTGGCCGAGACCGCGCCGCTGCGCGTGCAGCTGATCGCCAAGACCGAGTTCCTGGCGCCCGCCGACGTGCCGTGGGACACCGACGCCGACGGCGGTCAGGCGCTCGTCGAGTTCGCCGGCCGCGCCTGCTACCAGAGCTGGTCCAAGCCGAACCCCCGGACGGCGACCAACGCGTCGTACCTCAAACACATCATCGACGTCGGCCATTTCTCGGTGCTCGAGCACGCATCGGTGACCTTCTACATAACCGGCATCTCCCGGTCCTGCACGCATGAACTGATCCGGCACCGGCATTTCTCGTACTCCCAGCTGTCTCAGCGGTATGTGCCCGAGAACGACGCCCAGGTCGTCATACCACCCGGCCTTGAGGACGACCCGGAACTCCAGCAGATCCTCCTGACGGCGGCCGACGCCAGCAGGGCGGCCTACCTGGAGCTGCTCACCCGGCTGGAAGCCAAATTCGCTGACCAGCCGAACGCGGTCCTGCGCCGCAAACAAGCCAGGCAGGCCGCCCGCGCGGTACTGCCCAACGACACCGAGACCCGCATCGTGGTGACCGGCAACTATCGGGCCTGGCGGCATTTCATCGCGATGCGGGCCAGCGAGCACGCCGACGTCGAGATTCGCCGCCTGGCGATCGCCTGCCTGCGGGAACTCAGCGACGCCGCGCCCGCCGTCTTCGCCGATTTCGAGATCACCGAACTGGCCGACGGCACGGAGGTCGCGACGTCCCCGCTGGCGACAGAGGTCTGA